The Bombus vancouverensis nearcticus chromosome 7, iyBomVanc1_principal, whole genome shotgun sequence region atttataaaatatgtgaTGTTGATCAAGAAATAAGGCAAATTGTATAATATCTTATAACTGTGAAGCATACTCAACAAAATGAAACGAGTATGAATGTATTATATCATTATTCAACATTTGCAATTGCCAACAATGTGAATATaatagtaattgtctaaatgtttattaagtagatttattaattttgtatttagtaACACAGAGAtcagtatataattataaaagaatgtatttcaaaattaatattttaacgaggaaaatatttgcatttaCGAAATGCACAGTATTTTCATATTAcaatctatatttaatttttaataataccttATTAATAGCGATAAAAATCAAGCATTGCAAATTTTATCCGTAACAAGTAATTAGACAAAGATATagtatatgaaaaaataaaatacaaaacgcaTTTGTTAATTCAAGATTTCTCAGGGTATAGTCttattatatatctttttatattgaTTTGAATGGCACCTGAGTAACAGATGTGCACAATTgtgatgaaatttaaataaattagagctctaaaaatattatgaattaaAGTCTATGCACAAGTGTACTTTTTCCCctatattttaacaaatatttcatGCATCACCTAtgcatattttaaattttctaaatatgACAATGTCctctaaaatatataaaataaattcaatattagtgaatgaaaataattctaaacattttatttaaattagtatttTATTACGATCTGCATACatattctaatttaatttcttacttTAATTAACAGCTGCTATATATTTTCCTTCATCTAATAATTCTTCATCTTTCTTCATTTGCATTTCTTGTAGCGCTGGTCGAATATATCGATAATAACAAAACCCTTTATACACTAAAGCTATTCCAGAAACTACTGTTAAACCCATTAATACCGTTACAGTTCCTCTGTGAAGTTTATCTAAGATATAACTCCTTTTCGCATATTTTGGCAAcattttttattgatatttttgtCTGTATCaacagtttttaaaatatataaacctggaaaatatataattactattACAAATCGTGTAACTTACGTGTAAGAAACGTAATAAAATGtatttcaatttatattattaattacgtaATTTGTTACAAGCACCTATTCTATAGGAAAGTAAATAAGATAACAGTATATTATAGAGTTAAAAAGGTTTTGACTTCTATCTTTTTTCTAAAGATTAAGCTTTTTATATATAAGGTTAGGAACACGTTTGGTACTCTCTGATCCAATAAATACTAAGGCTAATACACACACATTCGATGTGAGACGTGAGTCTAACGCgttgaaaaataaacgaacctATAATTATGCAATCTTTTTGTCAATCGAATGAGGTAACAACTTGAATATTGATGAATttgatatatttctatatttcgtatttcataacatttaaataaagaatataaaaatcatttctaaaaattactatttaattCTTGTACAAtttatatagatttttacaTAATTGTGTATTAcacttttataatatatttaataattaatttataatatattttataattgtttattgtatttttatattttaagacaCTTAAATAGATTTTAACagaattattttcttaataaagTAAAAGGGTTagttttttaaaaattcattaaatattgtTGAATCTACATCCAAAACTATCTCATCCAATGAAGGCCCTTGTTGTGTCACTGgcaattctaaaataaaaataaacttcACAAAACTgactttaaaattaaattaaatttgcatccttgaaatatattaaaacgCACTTGATATGGATCCTGTTGCTTTGTATTCCCTAAGCTCTTCTTTAAAAGCTTCATCAAATGTTTCTCGTCTTTCTTTCATCATTTTCTGCTGTTTAAGTTCATATTTTGATACTCTCTCAATATGTTCATCAGCCAATTTTGCTAAAATTTACATTCAGTTTCAGCATTTTTATAATTAgcacattttaaatattatacaaactACCTTTAATAACATTTAATTCTGCAAGTTTTTTCTCCTTATATAAGGCTAATTGAAATCTATGATCCAATTGTCTACTTTGCAAATCTaacatttcatttaaattttctaattgATATATAGCACCTTCTACCTCCTCAAACATTTCTTGTAATGTTCCTTTAATAACATGAAGTATTTATGATTAATTTTTATACTCATAGTATTCTTGAATTAGAAATGCATTTAAGATAGAAGTACCTATTTGATCCATAAGATCCTGTATTGCATTGTTGATTTTTGGAATGTAAGCTAAAGTACTATTTAGACACGTAATGTTTTTCCATTCTTGTTCGAGTTTTTCATAAATAGTTCCAATGAGTTTATCAGCTTCTTGAGCTTTACCCGCATTTTCTTCTGCTAGCTCATGTAGTTCATTCCATTGCAATTGAAATCTATGTAAGATATCAGCTCCTGCATTGTAATTAACATTTCTGATGTTTCCAGTCTTTTTTTGTTTTGGATTTTCAACAACAGTTAATCCTCTAATACTAAAACAACAAAGTCAATCCTAGacttatataaaatacatagtaAATTATCTTTAACTTTAGTTTTTATTTGGATAAGGTTAAAATTAAATCTTTTACCTAGCAGATATACCCTCTTGAACTGTTTGAAACTTGTTACGCAAAGTGCTAAAcatgtttataaattattttattttatatttatgattaTAATGGTATATATAATTCAAGCCTTTCAAATTAGTTAATACTATTGCACAAATTACTAAtaagatttaatttattatattatattttctatatgtaAAGTGTATTATTAAATGTATCATTAtcatatgaaataatttttttgttGACACATGTATTATCAATGATGAAAATTGTTCATACCGAGCTGATTTTCATAGTTTATATCAAATTGATCACTTGTTTGCATTGAAATACTGATATAAGATAACACATATTAGTTCacaatatttataatgaaaAGTTATTGTAAATATTAGCAGCGTCAATATAACCTCTATTTTGAAGACACTAATAGTAGCctatttattttcattcatGCAGTATTGCATGTAGAAACCTCCAAAATCAATTGTTAATGACAACTTAAAAcatttgaaattataatttgaatattaattttaaatataataaatataaaattagttaaattacgcataatttaataaaaaattaattattcaaaatatcatTTATGATTTTTACTTAATCCAAACATATAATTAGCTTATGTACATGTGTTTTAATTTCAAtccattttttcatattttgtgaAAGATATGACACTGCGCAACCTTTCTGTTAGTTGGCAACACTGATAACGACAGTCCAtgcacacatacatatgtacatttcattaaaaataattactttttGTGTTGTAATTGTTAAAATGTTTTAAACTACAAATAATAGTATTAACATAGTAAATttctaaaatacataaaataataattttttatatattgcaTATTAATATATGATATTCTATTAACATTATGTGCGTTCgatttataaaagatataattttacatttacaaATTTTGGTTTACAtgttaagtaataaaaatgttaactaCTTATATTCATATGGATTCAATATTATACTATGCTGCATTATAAGGATAATTGTATACTAAGCACGAATGAATAATTTTTGTTACGTTTATGACGAATTCGTGATTTTTACTGCATAAACAATTTAGTGCATTAGATTttgactatatattttcaacatGAAACAATTTGGCAACATCGTTAAAGCTTAACTCCTTCCCTTTGACAATATGACTGGTGCCTAGCAACCAGTGAGGTCAACAAACGAGGTCAAATTGCAAATTACCTGTGTAAGAAAAATCAGTATataaatctaataaaataatacattaaattacTTTTAGGTAATTGTAAGGGGTATTAATTGAACAGAAAGTAGAGACGATACAATTCATTACTACTAACATTAAGATGAAATTATAGACAGTTAATATATTAACCTAAATTTATGACAAATATTTCAGTTCAAAAAAAATCTCCttattaagaaatattattattatgttcttttttatatactatatattatattactttatcTACAGGTGTAAATCGTATTAAAATACAACAATTTTAGAAGGGTGGTATTtatgtatgtacgtacatagtacTTACAAATATCTTACTTTTCTAGTTTCAGttagaataattaataactAATTGTCATGCAATATAAATTCGGATGgttgaaaataagaaaaaagaaagttatGTGTTAGTGGAGTCTACAAGTAAAATAATTCTTATGAAGATACATGGCGGAACCGTAGaactatgtatgtatgtatatgttggTATTCCCTGTGTTGCCAAGTTTTCCTCTACCTGCGTGTTCAATTCTGAAATGTATTGTATGGTGATGTATATACACAATGACAAAATCGATAGTGATGAATTTCTAaaacaaaaaattgtatttttgtaaactttattctatttcaaactttataaatgctatttcaaattttaatatgaacattttacttacattgaattaattatttttctgcttatatcttttgtttatttataaaaatgtgtCATAATaagatgaaaaaatataatatgctttaaactatttaaatgaTTGATAAGTAATGTAGAAgaaaaacttcattattttaaagTTAGAGGTTTTTCCATTAATAACCTTGAACAAGTTGGAGCAGTCCTGTTAAGCAGAGCCTTCATTGAaatctttatctttttctatCCCTGCTACGCACGCAATGAGCATAACTTGAACAAACCTTACCAGAGAAGGTTCGAGCTTAGAAAGTTGTGCGCAACTCGCAGTGAAACCAGATTTGTGGGAGGAGATGCTGGAGAGGGAGGAGTAGTCAGGGATGTTGGGTCAACGTACGTATCCAAGTATCCCCTTTCTCCTTGCATCAAGTTAGACCACTACTATATCGTGGTGAACTCGTCTTCTCCATAAAGACGATTACCTTTCTGCGCATACTATCATGACTACGGCGCATACTATGTACTAGGAGTTACCAACTAAAGGACGAGAAGTTCGTGGTAGGGATGAAATCAATAGTCAAGTATTCCGCGGAATGAGAATGTCAACTTATATTTAACCATTCAACTGCTTGCTTGAGTTTTATTCATCGTAAATAAAGCAGCAAAAATAGTTGAGAGTGAACCGCTAATGTAACAGCAACTATTCTTATTTTTTGAGATAAAATACACATTAAAGATAGTGTACAACTGTGTAAACAACGATTCATGAATGTAATTCCTGACTATTTCGAGGTCACATTACTCAACATAGATACGAATGTATCACAAAAAATTAATGCCAAAGACTATTAAGTAGATATAAATATCTATAAAGTCGCAATCATTTAATGCCCATAATAGAATAATATAGAATTCTATTCGaattaaatatagaattttaagCTCGAGTTGTTTGAGTATCTGTAGAAAACTGTACAGAACCTACTACGATCAATAGATGCCAGATTCGGTCGTTTTCGACATGTTCCGTTAAGTTCCCCTACTATATTCATTCCTGTTGGCCTCCAACCATTTCTGCCACGCCCTGTTCACATGTATTTTCCCGGCAAAACCGGTTATTTCAGGCATTCTTCTTGGTTCACGCTTTTCCATAGAAAATCTACACGTAAAAACGTTTCCCTACCATCACATCAATATTAAACCTTGACTTTCCATTTGATCGAAGAagacaaatttgaaatttgaaacatACGATATGCATATATAATATCAGATGGTAGTGTACGACATATACAAAATGTATAGACACATAAAGTATGTTTAAAAACATTAAATTGTTTTTATATACTGTGTACATCTGTAGTAAATTCAACCATACTTTAAAGTAGTAAGATGTGTACGAATAAATTTAAGTACACATATTCTTACGTAATATATGtttaaattgtataattttaatataaaaagtcGTAGTAATAACATTGATACGATTTTCCTGAAACCAACAAAAATCAATAATCACCACAAATTGTGGATGAAAACTGTCATCGCTACACTACAGAATTTAGGCACAATGGTTGATGGATAGTAATTGGAAGTTAACGTTGACGAGAATTTGCTGGAGAATGGTATGGATTAAGAAGGGACAGCGTGGAACATTGAAAGGATAACAGACGGAGACAGTAGAAgttagaaagagagaaataacaaaaaagagaaaataagagAATCAGTTAATGAAAAAGGAAGGGAAAGAGATGGCCTGTTAGTAGGAATTGAGAGGAAAAGTAGGGAGGGGTAGAAAAtgggagagaagaaaagagttTCACAGTGATGTTCGAGTTGCGCTTGCGTCGACAATACTTGCTATGAACGGATTGGCTCCCTACTCATACTTGAGTGCATGTTAGGTTGACTTAATTTCAATTCGGGCTCCTCTGCTTCTCCCTACCATTTTCAGTTCCACCATATATTTCGGttggtttcttttgttttattggGTTTTACACAAAGGGCGTACAAGATGTTGCAATACACGCTTACTTTATATATCTTGAATAAGTAGAAATATGAAAGGGAATGAGTCTTTTTCATCTTTGATAAGGAAGATATGACAGTGTGGAGGTAAAAAAAtcaagaaagagaagagaagagaaaaggggAAAGGCATAGGGAGAGAGGAGAGGAAGTGGATAAAGGTGGTGGTTGGTGTGCAGTGGAGGAGAAGTTAGATACACAAAGATACGAAACGTCAAGAGGAGAAGAGAGGAAAGGAGAGGAGAAGAGAGGAGAGGGAAGCGCTCAGCGTTTGCAGCGATCGGCGCACGCTAccccgcgcgcgcgcgcgcgtgttcTTACAAAACAACGCATCTGAACACTCTGA contains the following coding sequences:
- the Dysb gene encoding dystrobrevin binding protein dysbindin isoform X1, whose protein sequence is MKALLNRTAPTCSSTLRNKFQTVQEGISASIRGLTVVENPKQKKTGNIRNVNYNAGADILHRFQLQWNELHELAEENAGKAQEADKLIGTIYEKLEQEWKNITCLNSTLAYIPKINNAIQDLMDQIGTLQEMFEEVEGAIYQLENLNEMLDLQSRQLDHRFQLALYKEKKLAELNVIKAKLADEHIERVSKYELKQQKMMKERRETFDEAFKEELREYKATGSISKLPVTQQGPSLDEIVLDVDSTIFNEFLKN
- the Dysb gene encoding dystrobrevin binding protein dysbindin isoform X2, translated to MFSTLRNKFQTVQEGISASIRGLTVVENPKQKKTGNIRNVNYNAGADILHRFQLQWNELHELAEENAGKAQEADKLIGTIYEKLEQEWKNITCLNSTLAYIPKINNAIQDLMDQIGTLQEMFEEVEGAIYQLENLNEMLDLQSRQLDHRFQLALYKEKKLAELNVIKAKLADEHIERVSKYELKQQKMMKERRETFDEAFKEELREYKATGSISKLPVTQQGPSLDEIVLDVDSTIFNEFLKN
- the Dysb gene encoding dystrobrevin binding protein dysbindin isoform X3, translating into MKALLNRTAPTCSSTLRNKFQTVQEGISASIRGLTVVENPKQKKTGNIRNVNYNAGADILHRFQLQWNELHELAEENAGKAQEADKLIGTIYEKLEQEWKNITCLNSTLAYIPKINNAIQDLMDQIAKLADEHIERVSKYELKQQKMMKERRETFDEAFKEELREYKATGSISKLPVTQQGPSLDEIVLDVDSTIFNEFLKN